DNA from Algisphaera agarilytica:
AACGAAGAAGAAACCCTGCCCGAGACGCTGGCGGACCTGCCGCGTGAGGTGGAGGGTTTTGATGAAGTCGAGTGGCTGATCATCAACGACGGCTCGACGGACCGCACCGTGGAGATCGCCAAGCAGCACGGCGTGGATCACGTGGTGTCCCATGTGGTCAACCGTGGCCTCGCCGCCGGGTTCTTATCGGGCCTGGACGCGGCGATCAAGGCCGGGGCGGACGTGATCGTCAACACCGACGCGGACAACCAGTACAACGCCCAGGACATCCCCGCTCTGACCGCGCCGATTCTTGAAGGTTCGGCCGACATGGTCATCGGCGCCCGGCCGATCGCCGAGACCGAGCACTTCTCCCCGATCAAGAAGTTCCTGCAGAAGTTCGGCAGCGGCGTGGTCCGCATCGCCAGCGGGACCGATGTCGCCGACGCCCCCAGCGGGTTCCGCGCGATGAGCCGCGACGCCGCGATGCAGTTCAACGTATTCAACCCGTACACGTACACGCTTGAGACCATCATCCAGGCCGGGCAGAAGCATATCCACGTCGTGAACGTGCCGATCCGCACCAACGGCCCGACCCGCCCGTCGCGTCTGGTGAAGAGCATCCGTGCCTATGTGACCCGCTCGATGGGCACGATCCTGCGGATCTCGATGCTCTACCGGGCCAAGATGTTTTTCACCTGCCTGAGCCTGCTGCCCCTGGGGCTGGGCCTGCTGCTTTATGCTCGATGGGTGCTGCTGTACTTCATCGAGGATGAATACCGCAGCCGCGTGCCGAGCCTGGTGGTCGGCACGGTTTGCCTGCTCATCGGCGTGCAACTGCTCGTGTTCGGCTGGCTCGCCGACTTGCTCGCCGCGAACCGGCGGATCGTCGAGGATTGTCAGCTTCGTCTGCGTCGTCTTGAGGCCGATCACTTCACCGAACAGATCGAGTCGCAAGACAAGCCCACGGCCTGAACCGCGTCGGCTTAGATCCGCACCTTCGCCACGACTTTTAAAACTTCCGAGGACCCACCGCACTCGCAGACGGGCTTGTGTCCGTCTTCGGGGAAGAAGATCGCGAAGTCGCCCGGCTGCAAGTCCAGCCGAGTCTCGTGTGGCCCGGTATAAAACGCGACATCACGCTCGGCGTCGAAAGGCTCGGTCACGTCCAACCGCTCAATCGGTTCAACGTAGATCGACTCACGCCCGGTGAAAATCGCCTGCACATCCAGGTAGGCCCGGTGCGATTCAAACCGTCGATCCTCGGCGGGCTGGGTGGTGTACCGCTCGACGTTGAGAAACAAGTCGTCGCCGCGGATTTCGATCTTCCCGTCGGGGGTGGTGAGGTCAAACGAACGCAACGCAACAAACGCTTCGCCCAGCAGCGGGTGCAGCTCGGCGTAGCGGTCGGCGTGTTCAGCAGGGGTGTAGATCATTGCGTTAACTCATCATGTGGCGTTTTACGTGTCATCGTGTTGCGAGTCTTCGCGGAGATGCCGCCAGTAGCGTTCGGGTTGTTCGAGGATGCCACGGGTGATCTGATAATGAGCAGTATCTTCGAGTGTTGTTTTTTCGAGACGCCCATCATCAAAGCTGTAGATCGTGGCGTTGGGGTATGTCAGGAGTATCGGGGAGTGGGTCGCGATGATGAACTGGCTTAGCCCAGAGCGTGCTCGGTCGTGCATCAGCGCCAAAAGTACGAGTTGGCGCTGCGGCGACAGTGCAGACTCGGGTTCATCCATCAGGATCAGGCCACTGTTGATTTGGGACTGGAGGATTTCAAGAAAAGCTTCGCCGTGTGACCGGGTGTGCAGTGACCGGCCGCCATAACGTTCATAGGCGATTCTTCCGAACTCCGGGTCGGCTGCTCTTTCGTCCAGCAGTGATGCGAAATGGGCTCCGAATTCTGCCCGCAGAAAGAAACCGTCTGTGGGCTTCTGCGTGAATGAAGGCAGCAGGGATGAAGAGAGCATGCTGCGATCTTCGGGCCCGTGATTAGACTGGGCTTCGTTACGACCGCCCCCCGAAACAGGCAGATCACTCAGATCAGCGATCGCTTCAATGAGTGTCGACTTGCCGCTGCCATTTTCGCCAACCAGAAAAGTGACGGGTCCGTCGAAGGCGATTGGTAGCTGGGTAAGCCACGGGAGATTAAACGGGAAGGCGTCGCCTATTTGAAAATCAGGGTCGCGGAGGACGACCTGATGAAGATAAGGCGGTCCATCGGTGATGGCCCGGGGTTGACGCCTCTTAGCCATGCTTTATCCCGGAGGCAGTTCGCTGGCGTCCATGCCGGTGCCGTCGTCGGCGGCCGCGGCGGCTTTGGCCAGGGCGATGCGGCGGAAGGCGCTGGCGTTGCCGCGACGCATGGCGATGACGCCGGTGCGGGCCAGCTCGATGATGCCGTAGGGCTCAAGCAGTTCGAGGAACGCGGCGAGCTTCTCTTCGCTGCCGGCCATCTCGATCATGATCTGATCGCTGGCGACGTCGACGATCTTGGCGCGGAACAGGTTGGCCAGCGTGATGATCTCTTCGCGCTTGTCGGCGTCGCCTTGCTCGGTCTTCGTCGAGACCTGAACGAGCACGAGGTCACGCTCGACATAGGCCACGTCCTGATAGTCCACGACCTTGACCACGGGGACGAGCTTCTGGAGCTGCTTGCGGACCTGTTCGAGGACCGAGGAGTCGCCGTTGACGACGATGGTCATGCGGGAGAGCTCGGGGGTCTCGGTCCGGCCGACGACGAGGGAATCGATGTTGAACCCGCGGGCGGCGAACATGCCGGCCACCTGGGCCAGGACGCCGGGCTCGTTGGTGACCAGGGCGGCGATGACGTGGCGCATCACCAGATCGGTGGAAGAGGAGTCATTCATGGGCGGCATGATACCCGCGTCGTGCATCGGGCGGGCAGGTGGGATCGCGAGGCCGGAAAATGGTCTGGGGATAACCTGTGCAACAAGTGATCTGTGTTCAGAAGTGAGGGGTGAGGGGCTGGGAGTGGGGCGCTAAGATCGTGTTAATCCAGGGAGATTGGCTAATTCAATAGCGCGATAAACCTATATTTATCATTGCGATAGACAACAATTGGCGTCCGTTTCATGGGTGGCGGGTCAGGTGTGGGCCGAGGCATCGGGGGATTCCCTCTGTGAATGATGCCGTGATGTGGAAAACCTGCGGTGGTCTTTCGGTTTTAACCGTTGCCTAACCGATGTTTATGGTACTTCAGCAGAAGTTCAATGCACGAATCGCATATCGCCGAAGTTGGGCAGCAGCTGTTGTCCCCCGGGGCTGACGGCGTAGGGGGCGGGGAAGTAGATGAAAAACGCCCGGCCGACCATCAGGCCGCGCGGAACGACATGGGCGTAGTCGCGGGCAAAGGGGTACCCCGGGACCGGTTCCCAGTCGTCGGCCTCCTCGAACATCCGCTTCTCGATCCAGGGCTGTACATCGCCCCAGAACCGGCCGTCGCTGCTGATCGGTGAGTTGTCACCCAGCACGAAATACCGTCCTGGGCGGATCGGGATCGGCGGGACTTCCCGCAGCGTTCCATTGGCTGCGCGACGCATCGCCCCGAAAGTCGCGACCTGGGCGTTGCTGCTGAGTGAGGGGGTGTAGGCGATATCGCGGTCCAGTTCCACGCCGTGCAGGGTGGCCGAGCCGCCGATCACCCGGATGGTAACCTCGGGGCGGTCCTGCGGCGGGACGCGCAGCTTGAGTGTGTCCATCGGCAGGTCAAACGCTTTGCGAATCACAAGCTCGCCATCGACCCAGACCAGTAGTTCCTGGTCCACGATCCACAGTTCCAACTCGTAGGCTCGGGGCGGATCGGGCCATGCCTTGGACTGACCCAAGGCCAGGGTTGTCCGGCCCGAGTCGTTCTCTCGGAGCAGTTCGACTTTTCCATCGGGATTGAATCGCGCGACGACCGTTTCAACCTCGTGTTCGAGTCGCGTGGTGGCTACGAATTCGATACTGAGGTCTTCGTTTGCGCCGCGTTCGACGGTGGCGGCGAGCCGTATGTCTTCGATGGGTTGCCGCCCGAACACCCCGCGTCCGCCGGTGAGGGTGTTGTAGGGATAAAACGTTCCGCGGCCGTGGTACTCGGCCCAGTTGAATCTCAGCTCACCGAAGGTGGATGATGAAGGGGAGCCGCCCGTTGCATTGGCCGTCGGGTTGAAACTGTACGAGCGTTTCCAGCCTTCCTCGGCATTCCCGAGGTCCCATGCTCCGACCTGTTCACTCGGCGGCACCCAGGGGCAGTCCCAGTCGAAGCGTCGTCCGCGCGTGTAGCGGTTCGGGTTGTCCTCCCCGGGCGAGGGCAAAGCTCGGCCGTGATCGAGCGGGACGTATTGGCTGTGATAGATCGGCTGCCAGACGGCCCGCTGGATCTTCTCCCAGTGGCGGTTTTCCTTCGGGTCGGTCTTGCGGGCGATGCGCCAGGGGGCGCTAGGTTGGTCGAAGGGGCGGACGTAGACGTTGCCGTCGATCAGGTGCAGCGATTCGTTGGGTAGGCCGACCAAGCGTTTAATGTAGTTGGTTTTCGGGCCGGGGGATCCGTTGTCGTTGAGGCGTTGGGGGTTCTTGAAGACCACGACGTCCCAGCGGGTGGGCTCGGCGACGTAGTAGACGTACTTCTGGACCAGCAGGCGGTCGCCGGTCTGGGTCGGGCTGCTCAGGGGGACCGGCTGCGGGTACTTGCACATCGGGCAGGTGGCGGTTTGCAGCTGATTGCGTGTCATTCGGTTGGGCTGGCCGGACTGATCGACGGCGAAGTCGTAGCCGCACTGCTCGCACCGCAGGGCGGCGTGTTCGCCCAGGAGCGTGGGGGCCATGGAACCGGTGGGGATGATGAAGGCTTCGACGACGTAGGCCCGGAAGATGAACGCGAGGATGAACGCGATCACGATCGACTCGAAGGTTTCCTTGATCGTCTCGTCGGTCGATTTCGGATGACGGGCATTGGATTTCGAGTGGGGTTGCGACACGGGCTTCCTTGCGTATAAATCGTCGGCTCAGATTGTACGCGCTAGCGAGATGGGGCTAAACTCAGTGCCGAATGGCCCGCAGCGATGCCGGGTATTCCGATCCGAAATCCGAAATCCGAACTTCGAAATGCTCTCAGCTCAATTCTTCGTCAGCGGTCTGGTCATCGTGGTCCTGCTCCACGCCATGCTGCTGTCCACGGCCTACCTGATCCTGCTCGAACGCAAAACCGCGTCGTGGGTTCAGGACCGCACCGGCCCCAACCGCACGAACTTCTCGTTCGGCCTGGACGACCTCTGGAAGAAGCTGGGCATCAACGGCCTGTTCGAAGGCAAGAAACACCTCGGCCTCGGTCAAGCCTTGGCCGACGGCCTGAAGCTGTTTGTAAAGGAAGACTACACCCCGCCGGGCGTCGACAAGGCGCTGTTCATCGCGGCCCCGGCCCTCGCGGTCATCCCGGCCCTGATCGGCTGGGCGGTCATTCCGTGGGGCGGCCTGTGGGACTTCCCGGGCATCACGATGTTCGGCACCGAGCTGGTCAAGGCGGGCACGGTCAGTGTCGCCGTCGCCCCGGTGCAGATCGGCGTGATCTACATCCTCGCGGTCAGCTCGCTGGCGGTGTACGGCGTGGTCGTCGGGGCGTACGCCTCGAACAACAAGTACTCCTTCCTCGGCGGCCTCCGCGCGACCGCCCAGATGGTCAGCTACGAGATCCCCATGGGCTTGTGCGTGCTGATCATGATCCTGACCTACGCCACGCCCGACACGCAATTGCTCACCAACCTGCAGACCGCGGGCGCCGGGGGCGTCTGGGGCATCGTGACGCACCCGCTCCTGGCGATCATCTTCTTCATCTGCATCCTGGCGGAGTGCAACCGCGCCCCGTTCGACCTCGCGGAGACCGAGCAGGAACTCGTCGGCGGCTTCCACACCGAGTTCTCCTCGATGAAGTGGGCGTTGTTCTTCCTGGGCGAGTACATGCACATGATCGCGGGCAGCGCGTTCTTCTGCGTACTGTTCCTCGGCGGGTGGAGCCTGAACCCGGTGGGCGGCTGGATTCCGCTGGAGCTGCCGGTCAGTGCGGAAGGCTGGCTGGCGGGGATTTTGATTGTGTCGCTGAAGATTGGCGTCTTCGCGGGCAAGGTGTTCCTGCTGCTGTTCC
Protein-coding regions in this window:
- a CDS encoding glycosyltransferase family 2 protein, producing MKLIIQIPCLNEEETLPETLADLPREVEGFDEVEWLIINDGSTDRTVEIAKQHGVDHVVSHVVNRGLAAGFLSGLDAAIKAGADVIVNTDADNQYNAQDIPALTAPILEGSADMVIGARPIAETEHFSPIKKFLQKFGSGVVRIASGTDVADAPSGFRAMSRDAAMQFNVFNPYTYTLETIIQAGQKHIHVVNVPIRTNGPTRPSRLVKSIRAYVTRSMGTILRISMLYRAKMFFTCLSLLPLGLGLLLYARWVLLYFIEDEYRSRVPSLVVGTVCLLIGVQLLVFGWLADLLAANRRIVEDCQLRLRRLEADHFTEQIESQDKPTA
- a CDS encoding YhcH/YjgK/YiaL family protein, with amino-acid sequence MIYTPAEHADRYAELHPLLGEAFVALRSFDLTTPDGKIEIRGDDLFLNVERYTTQPAEDRRFESHRAYLDVQAIFTGRESIYVEPIERLDVTEPFDAERDVAFYTGPHETRLDLQPGDFAIFFPEDGHKPVCECGGSSEVLKVVAKVRI
- a CDS encoding AAA family ATPase; its protein translation is MAKRRQPRAITDGPPYLHQVVLRDPDFQIGDAFPFNLPWLTQLPIAFDGPVTFLVGENGSGKSTLIEAIADLSDLPVSGGGRNEAQSNHGPEDRSMLSSSLLPSFTQKPTDGFFLRAEFGAHFASLLDERAADPEFGRIAYERYGGRSLHTRSHGEAFLEILQSQINSGLILMDEPESALSPQRQLVLLALMHDRARSGLSQFIIATHSPILLTYPNATIYSFDDGRLEKTTLEDTAHYQITRGILEQPERYWRHLREDSQHDDT
- the ilvN gene encoding acetolactate synthase small subunit, which gives rise to MNDSSSTDLVMRHVIAALVTNEPGVLAQVAGMFAARGFNIDSLVVGRTETPELSRMTIVVNGDSSVLEQVRKQLQKLVPVVKVVDYQDVAYVERDLVLVQVSTKTEQGDADKREEIITLANLFRAKIVDVASDQIMIEMAGSEEKLAAFLELLEPYGIIELARTGVIAMRRGNASAFRRIALAKAAAAADDGTGMDASELPPG
- a CDS encoding S26 family signal peptidase; translated protein: MSQPHSKSNARHPKSTDETIKETFESIVIAFILAFIFRAYVVEAFIIPTGSMAPTLLGEHAALRCEQCGYDFAVDQSGQPNRMTRNQLQTATCPMCKYPQPVPLSSPTQTGDRLLVQKYVYYVAEPTRWDVVVFKNPQRLNDNGSPGPKTNYIKRLVGLPNESLHLIDGNVYVRPFDQPSAPWRIARKTDPKENRHWEKIQRAVWQPIYHSQYVPLDHGRALPSPGEDNPNRYTRGRRFDWDCPWVPPSEQVGAWDLGNAEEGWKRSYSFNPTANATGGSPSSSTFGELRFNWAEYHGRGTFYPYNTLTGGRGVFGRQPIEDIRLAATVERGANEDLSIEFVATTRLEHEVETVVARFNPDGKVELLRENDSGRTTLALGQSKAWPDPPRAYELELWIVDQELLVWVDGELVIRKAFDLPMDTLKLRVPPQDRPEVTIRVIGGSATLHGVELDRDIAYTPSLSSNAQVATFGAMRRAANGTLREVPPIPIRPGRYFVLGDNSPISSDGRFWGDVQPWIEKRMFEEADDWEPVPGYPFARDYAHVVPRGLMVGRAFFIYFPAPYAVSPGGQQLLPNFGDMRFVH
- a CDS encoding complex I subunit 1/NuoH family protein — translated: MLSAQFFVSGLVIVVLLHAMLLSTAYLILLERKTASWVQDRTGPNRTNFSFGLDDLWKKLGINGLFEGKKHLGLGQALADGLKLFVKEDYTPPGVDKALFIAAPALAVIPALIGWAVIPWGGLWDFPGITMFGTELVKAGTVSVAVAPVQIGVIYILAVSSLAVYGVVVGAYASNNKYSFLGGLRATAQMVSYEIPMGLCVLIMILTYATPDTQLLTNLQTAGAGGVWGIVTHPLLAIIFFICILAECNRAPFDLAETEQELVGGFHTEFSSMKWALFFLGEYMHMIAGSAFFCVLFLGGWSLNPVGGWIPLELPVSAEGWLAGILIVSLKIGVFAGKVFLLLFLMMWVRWTLPRLRFDQLMKLAWRGLIPLMLLMLLLSGFIIFLDLPAEKFWLFVANIVLLLVGMFVGPRLPQGPPVNRRIPLAGSRYSPLESEATPDPA